The Fusarium keratoplasticum isolate Fu6.1 chromosome 8, whole genome shotgun sequence genome includes a region encoding these proteins:
- a CDS encoding Amidase domain-containing protein: MAFFLVLSIFVAVASALSVSRQIQLGNHEYFVPPTASWKLESWDYKAGTDEFVPLTVIHLNDTVNAASVASALVEYEKDDVWTASFAEVICVKCTETTNDWVKDLPPDYNASAVFYSETSPPGPYFVHAATGNVYQAYRLYADTNQAFIQASYQDPSGIHHPLRAASFSAGGLTIAVPSRLYFTQTPEKPLAGVRISVKDLYDLKGIKTSGGNRALYEISDIKNETAFAVQRLIDAGAVVIGKNKMSEFAFAGIYVTEHIDYLLPFNPRGDGYNSPSDSSGGSAAAVASYDWLDATMGSDTGGSIRGPAAVNGVHGNRPTFGAVDLTGALPLSTAMDTSGILARDPLLWSKINRVLYSETKEYHKYPKIIYLDPESKAMISNLQDYFVEVSEAARNFLDALTKLLSAEVKTFSLDKEWDKSGPDPDNSLSDITSFVYRNLTRYEQWNKFGKDYVKKYKASHNGEFPHMVPHIRSGWLMANKTMTEETHREDLESKKMVEDWAAKHFLSPDKETCTKAVYVYFWTPLSNYKPDVSKDTSNPYISHLAGIISNQQAAILELNKTINCNTTLGTPEACKFSLEALGDNDDDSDDSVSPGRLASLAGLPDYAITLGSFDLGGVNFSNSTLKNQSLPLAVDIMAAKGCDFVILDIVEALYKEGAIRTVKTGPIV, encoded by the exons ATGGCGTTCTTTTTGGTTCTTAGCATCTTTGTTGCTGTTGCATCGGCACTCTCAGTGTCGAGACAGATTCAACTGGGAAATCATGAATACTTTGTCCCTCCCACGGCATCCTGGAAACTTGAATCATGGGACTACAAGGCTGGAACGGACGAATTTGTTCCCCTAACCGTTATTCATCTGAATGACACGGTCAATGCAGCCAGCGTTGCCTCGGCGTTGGTTGAGTACGAGAAAGACGACGTGTGGACAGCATCCTTTGCCGAGG TCATATGTGTCAAGTGCACAGAAACGACAAACGATTGGGTCAAGGATCTACCCCCTGATTACAATGCATCGGCTGTCTTTTACTCAGAGACCTCTCCTCCTGGGCCGTACTTTGTTCACGCGGCTACTGGAAACGTGTATCAAGCGTATCGGCTTTACGCAGATACAAATCAAGCTTTCATTCAG GCTTCTTATCAAGATCCTTCAGGaatccatcatcctctccgCGCTGCTAGTTTCTCTGCTGGAGGGCTTACCATTGCCGTTCCTTCTCGACTCTACTTTACCCAAACACCCGAGAAACCTCTTGCTGGTGTGAGAATCTCTGTCAAAGATCTCTACGATCTCAAAGGCATCAAAACAAGCGGTGGAAACCGAGCATTATACGAAATCAGCGACATCAAAAACGAGACAGCCTTTGCGGTTCAGAGACTAATCGACGCTGGTGCGGTTGTCATCGGTAAGAACAAGATGTCAGAGTTTGCATTTGCAGGTATTTACGTGACGGAACACATCGATTACCTTTTGCCGTTCAATCCCCGTGGAGATGGGTACAACTCGCCAAGTGACAGCTCTGGAGGTTCAGCTGCAGCTGTAGCTTCATATGATTGGCTTGATGCCACTATGGGGAGTGATACAGGCGGCAGCATCAGGGGACCAGCTGCGGTCAACGGGGTTCATGGGAATCGACCAACCTTCGGGGCTGTGGATCTTACTGGAGCACTTCCTTTGTCAACAGCAATGGATACCTCTGGAATCCTTGCTCGAGATCCTCTTCTATGGTCCAAGATCAACCGAGTTCTCTACTCCGAAACAAAAGAGTACCACAAGTACCCAAAGATCATTTATCTCGACCCAGAAAGCAAGGCGATGATATCCAACTTGCAAGACTACTTTGTGGAAGTTTCAGAGGCTGCCCGAAACTTCCTTGATGCCTTGACCAAGCTCTTGTCAGCTGAAGTTAAAACCTTTTCTCTCGATAAGGAATGGGACAAGTCAGGGCCTGACCCAGATAACTCCCTTTCAGACATTACTAGTTTTGTCTACCGGAATTTGACCCGATACGAGCAGTGGAACAAGTTTGGAAAGGACTACGTGAAGAAATACAAGGCTTCTCACAATGGAGAATTCCCTCACATGGTCCCCCACATTCGAAGCGGTTGGTTGATGGCGAACAAGACAATGACCGAGGAGACACACCGTGAGGATCTTGAGTCCAAGAAGATGGTTGAGGACTGGGCCGCGAAGCATTTCTTGTCTCCTGACAAGGAGACATGCACGAAGGCTGTATACGTCTACTTTTGGACCCCATTGTCAAATTACAAGCCAGATGTCTCCAAAGA CACTTCCAATCCTTACATTTCGCACTTGGCCGGCATAATCTCGAATCAACAGGCGGCAATTCTCGAGTTgaacaagaccatcaacTGCAATACTACTCTTGGAACCCCTGAAGCCTGCAAGTTTTCCTTGGAAGCCCTTGgagacaacgacgacgactcggATGATTCCGTTTCTCCTGGTCGTCTTGCATCTCTTGCCGGTCTCCCCGATTACGCCATCACTCTTGGAAGCTTTGACTTGGGAGGGGTAAACTTTTCCAACTCGACCCTGAAGAACCAGAGTCTACCACTGGCAGTGGACATTATGGCCGCCAAGGGATGTGATTTTGTCATTCTGGATATCGTTGAAGCATTGTACAAAGAGGGGGCTATCAGAACGGTCAAAACTGGGCCAATTGTTTAG
- a CDS encoding MFS domain-containing protein — protein sequence MTATANDTESSRLLPAERDGYGSASDCESAPQPEEPKPYSHAFIARVVIALLIGVFTSNADGSLVLATHPVIASEFGDLADSSWLFISFMLAGAASQTVYGKLSDIFGRKAILMFCYGLFALGCALVGIGQSMWQVILGRVISGSGGAGMTAMASVIITDLAPLREVASWQSYMNVIATVGRSIGGPLGGLLADTIGWRWSFLGQAPIFAASMVICGLLLPPTSHGTQESSISSRLARIDALGALLLGATVLSLMMPLEIGGQKIPWSHPIIFALFAAGIVLAVAFVLVESRWAKEPIFPLRLLRNAQVTKSYLMVAAQAGAQLAMMYTVPIYFQVTQRVSSTIAGAHLFPAVIGNTIGGIAAGIIINRTGRYKALLVFAAMSSITGYTLMLLRWHGHTSWAESLYVFPGGLGTGIAFSAGFISLQASIDPKDKAAAAAGLFMTTTLGTIIGMAGTSAIIQGYLRYSVQLDLTRLGMSQAEISEIIRKASESVSYIEHATGAVQKVLIEGYVKGIEYGHGLSIVFASITLITASLLKERKL from the exons ATGACAGCCACGGCCAATGATACAGAGTCGTCCCGACTCCTGCCCGCTGAGCGAGATGGATATGGTTCAGCTTCAGACTGTGAAAGCGCTCCTCAGCCGGAAGAGCCGAAGCCTTATAGCCATGCCTTTATCGCCAGAGTTGTGATTGCTTTGCTCATTG GCGTCTTTACTTCGAATGCCGATGGTTCACTGGTCCTGGCAACTCATCCCGTGATTGCATCCGAGTTTGGAGACTTGGCAGACTCTAGCTGGCTCTTTATCAGTTTTATGCTCGCTGGTGCAGCTTCACAGACAGTA TACGGCAAACTCAGCGACATTTTTGGTCGAAAGGCCATCCTGATGTTCTGTTATGGACTCTTTGCTCTTGGATG TGCTCTGGT GGGCATTGGCCAGTCTATGTGGCAGGTAATCCTGGGACGGGTCATTTCTGGATCTGGAGGCGCTGGAATGACTGCTATGGCCTCAGTGATAATTACAG ACCTCGCTCCTTTGAGGGAAgttgcttcttggcaaagcTATATGAATGTGATTGCTACGGTTGGCAGAAGCATCGGAGGCCCTCTTGGAGGTCTGTTAGCTGATACAATTGGCTGGAGATG GTCGTTCCTTGGTCAAGCCCCTATTTTTGCCGCATCAATGGTCATCTGTGGATTACTCCTCCCTCCAACGTCTCACGGCACCCAAGAAAGCTCAATCAGCAGCCGCCTTGCCAGGATTGATGCACTTGGAGCCCTATTACTTGGCGCTACTGTCCTCTCTCTGATGATGCCCCTGGAAATTGGAGGTCAGAAAATACCTTGGAGTCACCCAATTATCTTTGCCCTATTTGCAGCTGGCATTGTGCTTGCTGTTGCCTTTGTACTCGTCGAGTCACGTTGGGCTAAGGAACCGATCTTTCCTCTTCGACTCCTTCGGAATGCACAGGTTACAAAGTCGTATCTAATGGTTGCAGCTCAGGCCGGAGCACAGCTTGCA ATGATGTACACTGTTCCCATTTACTTTCAAGTCACACAGCGTGTCTCGAGCACGATTGCAGGAGCCCATCTCTTTCCAGCAGTCATCGGAAACACAATTGGTGGAATTGCTGcgggcatcatcatcaacag AACCGGCCGGTACAAGGCTCTCCTTGTGTTTGCTGCCATGTCCTCCATCACTGGATACACATTGATGCTTCTACGATGGCATGGACACACTAGCTGGGCAGAATCGCTCTATGTTTTCCCAGG TGGCCTGGGAACCGGTATTGCCTTTAGTGCTGGGTTTATTTCCCTGCAAGCCTCGATCGATCCCAAGGACAAAGCTGCAGCCGCTGCAGGCCTGTTTATGACGACTACCTTGGGAACTATCATTGGCATGGCAGGCACCAGTGCAATTATTCAGGGATATCTGAGGTATAGCGTGCAGTTGGATCTGACCAGACTTGGCATGTCCCAAGCTGAGATTTCCGAG ATCATCCGCAAAGCTTCAGAGAGTGTCTCCTACATTGAGCATGCCACTGGGGCAGTTCAAAAGGTCCTCATTGAGGGATATGTCAAGGGAATTGAATACGGTCATG GTCTTTCGATTGTATTTGCTAGCATTACGCTCATCACTGCGTCACTTCTCAAGGAGCGAAAGCTATAA
- a CDS encoding putative formamidase — protein MSRKIRTAQSVSIDRPASEQPYLHNRWHPEVPSIGVVEPGETVRIECLDWTGGQIQNNDSADDVRDVDLTKIHYLTGPFDIKGSEPGDLLVVNITDVQPFDHSPWGFTGVFAKNNGGGFLEEHYPNASKAIWDFDGIYCTSRHIPGVRFAGLIHPGILGCAPSAEVLAEWNRREADLVSSMAHSHPNKVVAQPPNAQNAHAGQASGDVYEKIAREGARTIPGRPEHGGNCDINNISRGSTTYLPVHVAGAKFSVGDLHFSQGDGEISFCGAIEMAGIITIKFDLIKNGMKTRGLKSPVFKPGDMGPSYGPSRYLIFEGFSVDEQGKQHFMDATVAYRQSCLRAIEYLKQYGYSGEQIYLLLSSAPVRGTIAGIVDIPNVCTTLGIPMDIFDFDIAIENEPVKRNLGSCPVSI, from the exons atgtctcgCAAGATCCGTACTGCTCAGTCTGTTTCTATTGACCGTCCTGCCTCGGAGCAGCCCTATCTGCACAATCGATGGCATCCAGAAG TGCCAAGCATTGGCGTTGTTGAGCCTGGAGAGACTGTCAGGATTGAATGtctggactggactggagGCCAGATACAGAACAATGACAGCGCAGATGACGTACGTGACGTTGATCTGACAAAGATCCATTACCTCACTGGTCCTTTTGATATCAAGGGCAGTGAGCCTGGAGATTTGTTAGTAGTCAACATCACGGATGTCCAACCCTTTGATCACTCGCCTTGGGGTTTTACTGGAGTGTTTGCAAAGAATAATGGCGGTGGTTTCTTGGAAGAGCACTATCCCAATGCTTCCAAGGCCATCTGGGACTTTGACGGCATCTATTGTACGAGCAGACACATTCCAGGGGTTCGCTTTGCCGGCTTGATTCATCCTGGAATCTTGGGATGTGCTCCATCTGCTGAAGTTTTGGCAGAATGGAATCGTCGAGAGGCTGATCTGGTGTCGTCCATGGCTCATTCACATCCAAACAAGGTGGTTGCACAGCCCCCGAATGCACAGAATGCACACGCTGGACAGGCTAGTGGTGATGTGTATGAGAAGATTGCTCGAGAGGGAGCTCGCACGATCCCTGGACGTCCTGAGCATGGAGGTAACTGtgacatcaacaacatctcgAGAGGTTCTACGACGTATCTGCCTGTTCACGTTGCCGGAGCCAAGTTTTCTGTGGGAGACCTTCACTTTAGCCAGGGAGACGGAGAGATTAGCTTCTGCGGTGCTATTGAAATG GCCGGTATCATTACAATCAAGTTTGATCTCATCAAAAACGGCATGAAGACGAGAGGACTCAAGAGTCCAGTTTTCAAGCCAGGAGACATGGGACCTTCATACGGACCATCCAGATACCTCATCTTTGAGGGATTCTCTGTCGATGAACAAGGGAAGCAGCACTTTATGGATGCAACTGTGGCATACAGACAGTCTTGTCTTCGAGCCATTGAGTATCTCAAGCAATATG GCTATTCTGGAGAACAAATCTATCTCCTCTTGTCTAGTGCACCTGTGAGAGGTACGATTGCTGGGATTGTTGACATTCCAAATGTCTGCACAACTCTGGGGATACCGATGGATATTTTTGACTTTGACATTGCCATTGAGAACGAGCCTGTCAAGAGGAACCTAGGATCTTGTCCCGTGTCTATTTAG